One window from the genome of Actinoplanes teichomyceticus ATCC 31121 encodes:
- a CDS encoding shikimate dehydrogenase, whose translation MQTTSPRRAAVLGKPIAHSLSPVIHRAGFAAAGLTGWTYDAIECAESELSDLVAGLGPEWAGLSLTMPLKEAAIRLATSATPVAIAAGVANTLVRQADGWHADNTDVPGMVRVLREAGLGAGTGRHAAKEAPPRITVLGGGGTARAALAAAAELGAEAVTVVTRRPQARAELEPVAGALGLRIEGVAWADAPAAFDADAVISTVPKGAADHLAGEVAWRAGTVLFDALYDPWPTPLAAAATAAELPVVSGLDLLLAQALSQFEQFTGVAEAPEDAMRAALDEAVRSR comes from the coding sequence GTGCAGACCACCAGCCCGCGGCGGGCAGCCGTCCTCGGCAAGCCGATCGCCCACTCGCTCTCCCCGGTGATCCACCGGGCCGGGTTCGCCGCCGCCGGCCTGACCGGCTGGACCTACGACGCGATCGAGTGCGCCGAGTCCGAGCTGTCCGACCTCGTCGCCGGACTCGGCCCGGAGTGGGCCGGCCTGTCGCTCACCATGCCGCTGAAGGAGGCCGCGATCCGGCTGGCCACCTCGGCGACACCGGTCGCGATCGCCGCCGGGGTGGCCAACACGCTGGTCCGCCAGGCGGACGGCTGGCACGCCGACAACACCGACGTGCCCGGCATGGTCCGGGTGCTGCGCGAGGCCGGCCTGGGCGCCGGCACCGGCCGGCACGCCGCCAAGGAGGCGCCCCCGCGGATCACCGTGCTCGGTGGCGGCGGCACCGCGCGGGCCGCCCTGGCCGCCGCGGCCGAGCTGGGCGCCGAGGCCGTCACCGTGGTCACCCGCCGGCCGCAGGCGCGCGCCGAACTGGAGCCGGTCGCCGGGGCGCTCGGCCTCCGGATCGAGGGCGTGGCCTGGGCCGACGCGCCGGCCGCTTTCGACGCCGACGCGGTGATCTCCACGGTTCCCAAGGGTGCCGCCGACCACCTGGCCGGCGAGGTCGCCTGGCGGGCCGGGACGGTGCTGTTCGACGCGCTCTACGACCCGTGGCCGACCCCGCTGGCCGCCGCCGCGACGGCCGCGGAGCTTCCCGTGGTCTCCGGGCTGGACCTGCTGCTGGCCCAGGCGCTGAGCCAGTTCGAGCAGTTCACCGGGGTGGCCGAGGCGCCGGAGGACGCCATGCGGGCCGCCCTCGACGAGGCCGTCCGCAGCCGCTGA
- the mltG gene encoding endolytic transglycosylase MltG, which yields MLDDLDAVLEEEGQAKPDAPGRRARGRGGRSAVAFFLTLVLLGLLAGGGWLAYTKVKGIFTDEDYPGPGGAEAIVEIKSGQSATEIGNTLYQRKVVASADAFVAAAKDNTRSKNIQAGWYRLRVEMRASDALDLMLDPKSRWVTKVTLPEGLTYQQTFQKLSEATRIPVAEFREAAKDPVALGLDESWFTRSDGKKVNRSDIEGFLYPATYELSPKADATGVLKTIIANFNAEMEQLEFAPTVRKARGGITPYEALIVASIAQAEALKDEDMPKVSRVIYNRAYGEFDCHCLGLDSTVNYWLRITGKKTKASEDLTQSELHNPNNPYNTHDKPGLPPGPIGNPGRAALKGAMSPTGNFPYYFFISVDTAGTMAYGKTGADHQRNTELACRNGIPLC from the coding sequence ATGCTCGACGATCTGGATGCGGTGCTGGAGGAGGAGGGGCAGGCGAAACCGGACGCGCCGGGACGCCGGGCCCGCGGGCGTGGTGGCCGTTCGGCCGTCGCCTTCTTCCTCACGCTGGTCCTGCTCGGCCTGCTGGCCGGCGGCGGGTGGCTCGCGTACACGAAGGTGAAGGGCATCTTCACCGACGAGGACTATCCCGGCCCCGGGGGCGCCGAGGCGATCGTGGAGATCAAGAGCGGTCAGTCCGCCACGGAGATCGGCAACACGCTGTACCAGCGGAAGGTGGTCGCCTCGGCGGACGCCTTCGTCGCCGCCGCCAAGGACAACACCCGCAGCAAGAACATCCAGGCCGGCTGGTACAGGCTCCGGGTCGAGATGCGGGCGAGCGATGCGCTCGACCTGATGCTGGACCCGAAGAGCCGCTGGGTCACCAAGGTCACCCTGCCCGAGGGCCTGACGTACCAGCAGACCTTCCAGAAGCTGTCGGAGGCCACCCGGATCCCGGTCGCCGAGTTCCGCGAGGCCGCGAAGGATCCGGTCGCGCTGGGGCTCGACGAGTCCTGGTTCACCCGCTCGGACGGCAAGAAGGTGAACCGCAGCGACATCGAGGGATTTCTCTACCCGGCGACGTACGAGCTGTCGCCGAAGGCCGACGCCACCGGCGTGCTCAAGACGATCATCGCGAACTTCAACGCGGAGATGGAGCAGCTGGAGTTCGCCCCGACGGTGCGGAAGGCGCGCGGGGGGATCACGCCGTACGAGGCGCTGATCGTGGCGTCGATCGCGCAGGCCGAGGCGCTCAAGGACGAGGACATGCCGAAGGTGTCCCGGGTGATCTACAACCGGGCGTACGGGGAATTCGACTGCCACTGCCTGGGACTGGACAGCACGGTCAACTACTGGCTGCGGATCACCGGCAAGAAGACCAAGGCGTCCGAGGACCTGACGCAGTCGGAACTGCACAATCCGAACAACCCGTACAACACGCACGACAAGCCGGGCCTGCCGCCGGGGCCGATCGGCAACCCCGGCCGGGCCGCGCTCAAGGGCGCGATGAGCCCGACCGGCAACTTCCCGTACTACTTCTTCATCAGCGTGGACACGGCCGGGACCATGGCGTACGGCAAGACCGGCGCCGACCATCAGCGCAACACCGAGCTGGCCTGCCGCAACGGCATCCCGCTGTGCTGA
- the mltG gene encoding endolytic transglycosylase MltG: MIDDDLDLAFEGTADRGRWRHRKAGGRGRTLMAFTLVLLLFAALGGGAYLGFDKVRGFFTAEDYAGPGTGSAIVEVKSGDTATDIGNTLYKLGVVKSAEAFIDAAKDDPKSSGIQVGSYKLRKEMKATDALAMLLDRANLDANRVTIPEGVISLQIFELLSKATKIPVAEFKKAAKDPQKLGVPALWFKRNDGKKVDKTDIEGFLYPATYDIPEKATATSILQMIIKNFNAEMEKLDFVDQVRTNLADLNISPYEALVAASITQVEALLPEDMGPVVRVLYNRAYTGDFPCSCLQLDSTVNYWLRITGKDAKSSDKLRVDELHGEDNPYRYNVPGMAIGPISSPGEDALKGAMNPPKNDYFFFLTVDKKGTTAFGKTNDDHEKNRRLACKNGIPICNN, encoded by the coding sequence TTGATCGACGACGACCTGGATCTCGCGTTCGAGGGGACCGCGGACCGCGGCCGGTGGCGGCATCGCAAGGCGGGTGGCCGCGGCCGTACGCTGATGGCCTTCACCCTGGTCCTCTTGCTGTTCGCCGCCCTGGGCGGCGGCGCCTACCTCGGTTTCGACAAGGTGCGCGGCTTCTTCACCGCCGAGGACTACGCCGGTCCGGGCACCGGCTCGGCCATCGTCGAGGTGAAGTCCGGCGACACCGCGACCGACATCGGCAACACGTTGTACAAGCTGGGCGTGGTGAAGAGCGCCGAGGCGTTCATCGACGCCGCCAAGGACGACCCGAAGAGTTCGGGCATCCAGGTCGGATCCTACAAGCTCCGCAAGGAGATGAAGGCGACCGACGCGCTGGCCATGCTGCTCGACCGGGCGAACCTGGACGCCAACCGGGTGACCATCCCGGAGGGTGTCATCTCGCTGCAGATCTTCGAGCTGCTGTCCAAGGCGACCAAGATCCCGGTCGCGGAGTTCAAGAAGGCCGCCAAGGACCCGCAGAAGCTCGGTGTGCCGGCGCTGTGGTTCAAGCGCAACGACGGCAAGAAGGTGGACAAGACCGACATCGAGGGCTTCCTCTACCCGGCCACCTATGACATCCCGGAGAAGGCCACGGCCACCTCGATCCTCCAGATGATCATCAAGAACTTCAACGCCGAGATGGAGAAGCTCGACTTCGTCGACCAGGTGCGCACCAATCTCGCCGACCTCAACATCTCGCCGTACGAGGCGCTGGTGGCGGCCTCGATCACGCAGGTGGAGGCGCTGCTGCCGGAGGACATGGGGCCGGTCGTGCGGGTGCTCTACAACCGCGCCTACACCGGCGATTTCCCGTGCAGCTGCCTGCAGCTGGACAGCACGGTCAACTACTGGCTGCGGATCACCGGCAAGGACGCGAAATCCTCGGACAAACTGCGGGTGGACGAGCTGCACGGCGAGGACAACCCGTACCGGTACAACGTGCCGGGCATGGCGATCGGCCCGATCAGCAGCCCCGGGGAGGACGCGCTGAAGGGTGCGATGAATCCCCCGAAGAATGATTACTTCTTCTTCTTGACCGTGGACAAGAAGGGCACGACGGCGTTCGGTAAGACCAACGACGACCACGAGAAGAACCGGCGACTCGCCTGCAAGAACGGCATCCCTATCTGTAACAACTGA
- the ruvX gene encoding Holliday junction resolvase RuvX, which produces MTHRFTRGVRLGVDVGQVRVGVAKCDPDGILASPVATVARDQQAGADTVPADMAELVRLAEEHEAVEVVVGLPVALNGREGVAAGHVRAYAERLGAVLAPRPVVLSDERMSTVVASRRLSERGVRGRRQRAVVDQAAAVEILQGWLDAQRRQT; this is translated from the coding sequence GTGACGCACCGCTTCACCCGGGGGGTGCGGCTCGGCGTGGACGTCGGGCAGGTGCGCGTCGGGGTCGCCAAGTGCGATCCGGACGGGATCCTGGCCAGCCCGGTCGCGACCGTGGCGCGGGACCAGCAGGCCGGTGCGGACACCGTGCCGGCCGACATGGCGGAGCTGGTCCGGCTGGCGGAGGAGCACGAGGCCGTGGAGGTCGTCGTGGGGCTCCCGGTCGCGCTCAACGGGCGCGAGGGCGTGGCGGCCGGCCACGTCCGGGCGTACGCGGAACGGCTCGGCGCGGTCCTCGCGCCACGGCCGGTCGTGCTCTCCGACGAGCGGATGTCGACCGTCGTCGCCAGCCGGAGGCTGAGCGAGCGGGGCGTTCGCGGGCGTCGGCAGCGGGCGGTCGTGGATCAGGCGGCCGCCGTGGAGATCCTGCAGGGCTGGCTGGACGCGCAGCGGAGGCAGACTTAA
- the alaS gene encoding alanine--tRNA ligase, which yields MKTAEVKRRFLAHFEANGHTVVPSAPLPAIDDPNLLFINAGMVQFVPFFLGQRTPPYQRAASVQKCIRTPDIDEVGKTSRHGTFFQMNGNFSFGDYFKSGAIPLAWELSTKPVEQGGFGLDPERIWATVYLDDDEAIEIWKQTGLPAERIVRRGKKDNFWSMGIPGPAGPCSELYYDRGPDYGREGGPEVDEDRYLEFWNLVFMQHEITDVKSKEEFRIVGDLPKQNIDTGMGLERIASILQGVDNLYEIDEVRPILARAAEMTGKKYGAHSGHAANQSHPDDVRLRVIADHVRTSLMLIGDGIVPSNEGRGYVLRRIMRRAIRAIRLLGWQGPALPELLPIARDCMSPSYPELAEEFGRISTYAYAEEDAFLSTLRAGTTILDTAITETKSAGARQLSGDKAFQLHDTYGFPIDLTLEIAQEQGLQVDQEGFRRLMADQRARAKADAAARKTGHADLSAYRSALDAGGSVEFTGYQEISRESRVRALITDKGRVEVAGEGDFVELVLDTTPFYAEGGGQQADTGVIKVGSGQLEVVDVQQPIPGLIVHKVRVIRGEVRAGESGLAEIDVTRRKAISRSHTATHLVHQTMRNFLGESATQAGSLNAPGRLRFDFHTPGAVNPSVLFDVEQQINEVLLRDLEVNAFVTSQEEARRLGAMALFGEKYGDEVRVVEVGDYARELCGGTHVARSGQLGLVKILTESSIGSGVRRVEALVGIDAFGFLAREHLLVSRLADLFRVPGDQVADRVEQTVTALRDAEKELEKLRAQMVLGGAAALAGQAKDLRGVAYVGTEAPEGAAGNDVRTLAQEIRGKIDQARPAVVAVTGRSGGKASLIVAINAAAKSRGLSAADLVRGALSGRGGGSADLAQGGGVPASEAANLLTAIEKALSEAS from the coding sequence ATGAAGACGGCGGAAGTCAAACGGCGCTTTCTGGCGCATTTCGAGGCCAACGGGCACACGGTGGTCCCGAGTGCCCCGCTGCCGGCCATCGACGACCCCAACCTGCTGTTCATCAACGCCGGCATGGTGCAGTTCGTGCCGTTCTTCCTCGGCCAGCGGACCCCGCCGTACCAGCGGGCGGCGAGCGTGCAGAAGTGCATCCGGACGCCGGACATCGACGAGGTCGGCAAGACCAGCCGGCACGGCACGTTCTTCCAGATGAACGGTAACTTCTCGTTCGGCGACTACTTCAAGTCGGGCGCGATCCCGCTGGCCTGGGAGCTGTCCACCAAGCCGGTCGAGCAGGGCGGCTTCGGCCTGGACCCGGAGCGGATCTGGGCGACCGTCTACCTCGACGACGACGAGGCCATCGAGATCTGGAAGCAGACCGGCCTGCCGGCGGAGCGGATCGTGCGCCGCGGCAAGAAGGACAACTTCTGGTCGATGGGCATCCCCGGCCCGGCCGGCCCGTGCTCGGAGCTGTACTACGACCGCGGGCCGGACTACGGCCGCGAGGGCGGCCCGGAGGTCGACGAGGACCGGTACCTGGAGTTCTGGAACCTGGTCTTCATGCAGCACGAGATCACCGACGTGAAGTCGAAGGAGGAGTTCCGGATCGTCGGTGACCTGCCGAAGCAGAACATCGACACGGGCATGGGCCTGGAGCGCATCGCGTCGATCCTGCAGGGCGTCGACAACCTGTACGAGATCGACGAGGTCCGCCCGATCCTGGCCCGCGCGGCCGAGATGACCGGCAAGAAGTACGGCGCGCACTCCGGTCACGCCGCGAACCAGAGCCACCCGGACGACGTACGCCTGCGGGTGATCGCCGACCACGTGCGCACCTCGCTGATGCTGATCGGTGACGGCATCGTGCCGTCGAACGAGGGCCGTGGCTACGTGCTGCGCCGGATCATGCGCCGGGCGATCCGGGCGATCCGCCTGCTCGGCTGGCAGGGGCCGGCGCTGCCGGAGCTGCTGCCGATCGCGCGTGACTGCATGTCCCCGTCGTACCCGGAGCTCGCCGAGGAGTTCGGCCGGATCTCCACGTACGCGTACGCGGAGGAGGACGCCTTCCTCTCCACGCTGCGCGCGGGCACCACGATCCTGGACACCGCGATCACCGAGACCAAGTCGGCGGGCGCGCGGCAGCTCTCCGGGGACAAGGCGTTCCAGCTGCACGACACGTACGGTTTCCCGATCGATCTGACCCTGGAGATCGCGCAGGAGCAGGGCTTGCAGGTCGACCAGGAGGGCTTCCGCCGCCTGATGGCCGACCAGCGGGCGCGGGCGAAGGCGGACGCGGCGGCGCGCAAGACCGGCCACGCCGACCTGTCGGCGTACCGTTCCGCGCTGGACGCGGGCGGTTCCGTGGAGTTCACCGGGTACCAGGAGATCTCCCGTGAGTCCCGGGTCCGGGCGCTGATCACCGACAAGGGCCGGGTCGAGGTGGCCGGCGAGGGCGACTTCGTCGAGCTGGTGCTGGACACCACCCCGTTCTACGCCGAGGGTGGTGGCCAGCAGGCCGACACCGGCGTGATCAAGGTGGGCAGCGGCCAGCTCGAGGTGGTCGACGTCCAGCAGCCGATCCCCGGCCTGATCGTGCACAAGGTGCGGGTGATCCGCGGTGAGGTGCGCGCCGGGGAGAGCGGCCTGGCGGAGATCGACGTGACCCGCCGGAAGGCGATCTCCCGTTCGCACACCGCGACGCACCTGGTCCACCAGACCATGCGCAACTTCCTCGGCGAGTCGGCCACCCAGGCGGGCTCGCTGAACGCCCCGGGCCGGCTGCGGTTCGACTTCCACACCCCGGGCGCGGTCAACCCGTCGGTGCTCTTCGACGTCGAGCAGCAGATCAACGAGGTGCTGCTGCGTGACCTGGAGGTCAACGCGTTCGTCACCTCGCAGGAGGAGGCGCGCCGGCTCGGTGCGATGGCGCTGTTCGGCGAGAAGTACGGCGACGAGGTCCGGGTCGTCGAGGTCGGTGACTACGCCCGCGAGCTGTGCGGTGGCACCCACGTGGCGCGCTCCGGTCAGCTCGGCCTGGTGAAGATTCTCACCGAGTCGTCGATCGGCTCCGGTGTGCGCCGGGTGGAGGCGCTGGTCGGCATCGACGCGTTCGGCTTCCTGGCCCGCGAGCACCTGCTGGTGTCCCGCCTGGCCGACCTGTTCCGGGTGCCCGGCGACCAGGTCGCCGACCGGGTCGAGCAGACCGTCACGGCGCTGCGCGACGCGGAGAAGGAGCTGGAGAAGCTGCGCGCGCAGATGGTGCTGGGCGGTGCGGCCGCGCTGGCCGGCCAGGCCAAGGACCTGCGCGGGGTGGCGTACGTGGGCACCGAGGCGCCGGAGGGCGCGGCCGGCAACGACGTGCGCACGCTGGCCCAGGAGATCCGCGGCAAGATCGACCAGGCGCGTCCGGCGGTGGTCGCGGTGACCGGCCGCTCGGGTGGCAAGGCGTCGCTGATCGTGGCGATCAACGCGGCGGCGAAGAGCCGGGGCCTGTCCGCGGCCGATCTGGTCCGAGGCGCGCTGTCCGGCCGTGGCGGCGGCAGCGCCGACCTGGCGCAGGGCGGCGGCGTGCCGGCGAGCGAGGCGGCCAACCTGCTGACGGCGATCGAGAAGGCGCTGTCCGAGGCGAGCTGA
- a CDS encoding DUF948 domain-containing protein yields MNPGEIAGLIAAGAFLMLVVLLAVPILKLGRTVDAATRAINEVTDRTGPLLGNVNTTVENVNTALGQVQVSLDGVNLQLAKVDTMTEHAQHVTANVANLVTVVSAAAANPLVKVASFGYGLRKAAAARRHAEEDREVRAAIKQRRRSGR; encoded by the coding sequence ATGAACCCCGGAGAAATCGCTGGTCTGATTGCGGCGGGCGCATTCCTGATGCTCGTCGTTCTGCTCGCCGTGCCGATCCTGAAGCTGGGGCGCACCGTGGACGCCGCGACCCGGGCCATCAACGAGGTGACCGACCGCACCGGTCCGTTGCTCGGCAACGTGAACACCACGGTGGAGAATGTGAACACCGCGCTCGGTCAGGTGCAGGTCTCTTTGGACGGCGTGAACCTGCAGCTCGCCAAGGTCGACACGATGACCGAGCACGCGCAGCACGTCACCGCGAACGTCGCCAACCTGGTCACCGTGGTCTCCGCAGCCGCCGCGAATCCGCTGGTCAAGGTCGCGTCCTTCGGGTACGGCCTGCGCAAGGCCGCCGCCGCTCGCCGGCACGCCGAGGAGGACCGTGAGGTCCGCGCCGCGATCAAGCAGCGCCGCAGGTCCGGTCGCTGA
- a CDS encoding replication-associated recombination protein A — translation METDGLFSLAQPGFGTAAAAGPAGVETAGFGPAAADAPLPVRMRPASLDELVGQQHLLAPGAPLRQLVTGSSPMSVILWGPPGTGKTTIAHLVAHATDRKFVAMSALTAGVKDVRAVIDTARRERHRGGPPTVLFIDEVHRFSKTQQDSLLAAVEDRTVTLLAATTENPYFSVISPLLSRCVLLTLQALEEGDVRRLIRRALADERGLGGAVTLAPDAEDHVVRLAAGDVRKALTALEAAAGSALAQGATEIDLATAERAVDVAAVRYDRDGDAHYDVTSAFIKSMRGSDPDAALHWLARMLVAGEDPRFIARRIVIFASEDVGMADPQALLVATAAAQAVQLIGLPEAQLNLAQAVVHMATAPKSNSVTTALGAAMADVRAGRGGAVPAHLRDAHYPGSRGLGHGRGYRYPHDDPRGVVRQQYAPDDLVGADYYRPTEHGAERAVGERVPRLRRIVRGQPPRADRGRAVAASAGGADRAAGGAPGPDASQSSADSPPPVTPPAGGASASVPVGGASASASAGGAESSVPDGGAESSVPDGGAESSVPDGGAELCVPDGGTESSGSAGAAESSAAVGDAAKSADGSGAGGAADQPGTATGSGSAAAGPDAEGDEMRSDESGDAAGKEQP, via the coding sequence ATGGAAACGGACGGCCTCTTCTCTCTCGCACAGCCGGGCTTCGGGACAGCAGCCGCGGCCGGCCCGGCCGGTGTCGAGACCGCCGGATTCGGCCCGGCCGCCGCCGACGCGCCGCTTCCCGTCCGGATGCGCCCGGCGAGCCTGGACGAGCTGGTCGGGCAGCAGCACCTGCTCGCCCCCGGCGCCCCGTTGCGGCAGCTGGTGACCGGTTCCAGCCCGATGTCGGTGATCCTCTGGGGGCCGCCCGGCACCGGCAAGACCACCATCGCGCACCTGGTCGCGCACGCCACCGACCGCAAGTTCGTGGCGATGTCCGCGCTGACCGCCGGCGTCAAGGACGTGCGCGCGGTGATCGACACGGCGCGCCGCGAGCGCCACCGCGGCGGGCCACCCACCGTCCTGTTCATCGACGAGGTGCACCGCTTCAGCAAGACCCAGCAGGATTCGCTGCTCGCCGCGGTCGAGGACCGGACGGTCACGCTGCTCGCGGCGACCACCGAGAACCCGTACTTCTCGGTGATCTCGCCGTTGCTCTCCCGCTGCGTGCTGCTCACCCTGCAGGCCCTCGAGGAGGGCGACGTGCGCCGGTTGATCCGGCGCGCGCTCGCCGACGAGCGCGGGCTGGGCGGCGCCGTCACGCTCGCCCCCGACGCCGAGGACCATGTGGTGCGCCTGGCCGCCGGGGACGTACGCAAGGCGCTCACCGCGCTGGAGGCCGCGGCCGGTTCCGCGCTGGCCCAGGGCGCCACCGAAATCGATCTGGCCACCGCCGAGCGCGCCGTCGACGTGGCCGCCGTGCGCTACGACCGCGACGGCGACGCGCACTACGACGTGACCAGCGCGTTCATCAAGAGCATGCGGGGCAGCGACCCGGACGCGGCACTGCACTGGCTGGCCCGGATGCTGGTGGCCGGCGAGGATCCGCGGTTCATCGCCCGACGCATCGTGATCTTCGCGAGTGAGGACGTCGGGATGGCCGACCCGCAGGCGCTTCTGGTGGCCACCGCCGCGGCCCAGGCGGTGCAGCTCATCGGGCTGCCCGAGGCCCAGCTCAACCTCGCCCAGGCGGTCGTGCACATGGCCACCGCCCCCAAGTCGAACAGCGTCACCACGGCGCTCGGCGCGGCCATGGCCGACGTCCGGGCCGGTCGCGGCGGCGCGGTCCCGGCCCACCTGCGCGACGCGCACTACCCGGGCTCACGTGGCCTCGGTCACGGCCGTGGCTATCGCTACCCGCACGACGATCCCCGCGGCGTCGTCCGCCAGCAGTACGCCCCCGACGATCTCGTGGGCGCCGACTACTATCGGCCGACCGAACACGGGGCCGAGCGCGCCGTCGGCGAACGGGTGCCCCGCCTGCGCCGGATCGTGCGGGGCCAGCCGCCGCGCGCCGACCGGGGCCGGGCGGTCGCCGCTTCGGCGGGCGGCGCGGACCGCGCGGCGGGTGGTGCACCGGGCCCGGATGCGTCACAGTCGTCGGCGGACTCGCCGCCGCCGGTCACGCCACCGGCGGGCGGGGCTTCGGCTTCGGTTCCGGTGGGCGGGGCTTCGGCCTCCGCTTCGGCGGGCGGGGCGGAGTCGTCCGTTCCGGACGGCGGGGCGGAGTCGTCCGTTCCGGACGGCGGGGCGGAGTCGTCCGTTCCGGACGGCGGGGCGGAGTTGTGCGTTCCGGACGGCGGGACGGAGTCGTCCGGTTCGGCGGGCGCGGCGGAGAGTTCCGCTGCGGTGGGCGACGCGGCGAAGTCGGCGGATGGTTCCGGGGCGGGCGGGGCCGCGGATCAGCCGGGAACGGCTACGGGCTCGGGTTCGGCGGCGGCCGGGCCGGATGCCGAGGGTGACGAGATGCGGTCAGACGAGAGCGGCGACGCAGCCGGGAAGGAACAGCCGTGA
- a CDS encoding MFS transporter encodes MTMSVAQIRLRYLLLITLRWFPVGLTVPIMVLLPLDRGLTIAQAGAAAAVQGVTVLVLELPTGGLADALGRRPVLLLAGIVNLTSLAVMCVADTVTLFAAAWLLQGVFRALDSGPLDSWFVDESLAADPAADIETGLSHGSVALSLGVAVGALASGGLVWLGPVGGVPALTVPVLVALVLSLVSTLAVALLMRQDRRPRGLPALAASVRGVPVAIGSALRLARRSRVVFALIMVELLWSFGMVTFEKLMPVRLTEVMADRDAAAALMGPLSSAGWAASAAGAALAPLLIRTAGAAWAGFTLRIGQGLTIVAMGLLAGPAGVITGFLLTYAVHGAANPVHAGLLHRQAEGEYRTSLLSLNSMVGQPGFAIGAIVLTAVAQSVSVSVAVVTGAVVLAAAAPLYLVKPKFREGIDTGTSPASALTPGGT; translated from the coding sequence ATGACCATGTCCGTAGCCCAGATCCGGCTGCGCTACCTGCTGCTGATCACGCTCCGCTGGTTCCCGGTCGGCCTCACCGTCCCGATCATGGTGCTGCTGCCGCTGGACCGGGGCCTCACCATCGCGCAGGCCGGTGCCGCCGCCGCGGTGCAGGGCGTCACCGTCCTGGTGCTGGAGCTGCCCACCGGCGGGCTCGCCGACGCCCTCGGCCGTCGCCCGGTACTGCTGCTCGCCGGGATCGTCAACCTGACCTCGCTGGCCGTCATGTGCGTCGCCGACACGGTCACCCTCTTCGCCGCGGCCTGGCTGCTGCAGGGCGTCTTCCGGGCGCTGGACAGCGGGCCGCTGGACTCGTGGTTCGTCGACGAGTCGCTGGCCGCCGACCCGGCCGCCGACATCGAGACCGGGCTGAGCCACGGCTCCGTCGCGCTCAGTCTCGGCGTCGCCGTCGGCGCGCTGGCCAGCGGTGGCCTCGTGTGGCTCGGCCCGGTCGGCGGCGTGCCGGCGCTGACCGTACCGGTGCTGGTGGCTCTTGTCCTGAGCCTGGTCAGCACGCTCGCGGTGGCGCTGCTGATGCGCCAGGACCGCCGGCCGCGCGGGCTGCCGGCCCTGGCCGCCTCGGTGCGCGGCGTGCCGGTCGCGATCGGTTCCGCGCTGCGGCTCGCCCGCCGCTCCCGGGTGGTGTTCGCGCTGATCATGGTGGAGCTGCTGTGGAGCTTCGGCATGGTCACCTTCGAGAAGCTGATGCCGGTCCGGCTCACCGAGGTGATGGCGGACCGGGACGCGGCCGCCGCCCTGATGGGCCCGCTCAGCTCCGCCGGATGGGCCGCCTCGGCGGCCGGCGCGGCGCTGGCGCCCCTGCTCATCCGCACGGCCGGCGCCGCCTGGGCGGGCTTCACGCTGCGGATCGGGCAGGGCCTGACGATCGTCGCGATGGGACTGCTGGCCGGCCCGGCCGGGGTGATCACCGGGTTCCTGCTGACCTACGCGGTGCACGGCGCGGCCAACCCGGTGCACGCCGGGTTGCTGCACCGGCAGGCCGAGGGGGAGTACCGCACCAGTCTGCTGTCGCTCAACTCGATGGTCGGCCAGCCCGGCTTCGCGATCGGCGCGATCGTGCTGACCGCGGTCGCGCAGAGCGTGAGCGTCAGCGTGGCGGTGGTGACCGGCGCCGTGGTCCTCGCCGCGGCCGCACCGCTCTATCTGGTGAAACCCAAGTTTCGGGAAGGCATCGACACGGGTACCAGCCCGGCATCGGCTCTCACCCCCGGAGGAACCTGA
- a CDS encoding helix-turn-helix domain-containing protein, producing the protein MADELTQVHLTGAQIRALAHPLRLRLLGQLRLDGPATATGLAAALGTNTGATSYHLRQLAEAGLVTEEERPASGRQRWWRAAHDVSSWRRSYYEGDPDATAAAEWMEAQQVSRFAELARNWRRALPDEPPRWRDTGEISDYLLHLDADQTHALMRELDEVIERHRRAGRDTPAPDARPIALYLAALPRTGAESEPQERAP; encoded by the coding sequence ATGGCCGATGAACTCACGCAGGTACACCTCACCGGCGCGCAGATCCGCGCTCTCGCCCATCCGCTGCGTCTCCGGCTGCTCGGTCAGCTGCGACTCGACGGTCCGGCCACCGCCACCGGCCTCGCCGCCGCCCTGGGCACCAACACCGGCGCGACCAGCTACCACCTGCGCCAGCTCGCCGAGGCCGGCCTGGTGACCGAGGAGGAGCGCCCGGCCAGCGGCCGGCAGCGCTGGTGGCGGGCCGCGCACGACGTCTCCAGCTGGCGACGCAGCTACTACGAGGGCGACCCGGACGCCACCGCGGCCGCCGAGTGGATGGAGGCGCAGCAGGTCAGCCGCTTCGCCGAGCTCGCGCGGAACTGGCGGCGCGCGCTGCCGGACGAGCCCCCGCGGTGGCGGGACACCGGTGAGATCTCCGACTACCTGCTCCACCTCGACGCCGACCAGACACATGCCCTGATGCGTGAGCTCGACGAGGTGATCGAGCGGCACCGGCGCGCGGGCCGGGACACGCCCGCCCCCGATGCCCGCCCGATCGCCCTCTACCTGGCCGCCCTGCCGCGGACCGGAGCCGAATCCGAACCACAGGAGCGTGCACCATGA